A DNA window from Streptomyces asoensis contains the following coding sequences:
- a CDS encoding ATP-binding protein, whose amino-acid sequence MDWKGRAKYRMAYDLAPPEPAGMVASLSSLGYSLPDAVADLVDNSVSARAGTIDVEFTWDGRFSWIAVVDDGHGMSEDALVTAMTVAARWSATDRTSRDLGRYGVGLKSASFSQCRLLTVCTAEVDGPWHSRTWDLDVVEQTGEWRLLRQPPAEAEKALEQLTAGRSVGTIVLWQRLAGYGEITAADRKTQRQFYDEAEKVRGHLGLIFARFLSGSAALTLRVTGLAVEPWDPFLSNHPSVLHHPVENLPLEGHKVRVEPYILPGLQRLTSAEAERAGGPRGWLRQQGFYVYRRNRLLLAGSWLGIRGLRREEKYNLARIAVDIPAETDAQWQVDVRKATVVPPVVLRQHLQRIARTVRSAAAETVRNRGQIAARQRAENLSFAWNVRRDENMVHCRINRKHPLVEAVLQEGGGDPANIRALLRLLEETVPVPALRVLHEVDTADDPEPFGGPGRATDEAIKVAQRMFDVLVAQGRSPDEARRVIRTTQPFDQLNGFWNK is encoded by the coding sequence TTGGACTGGAAGGGCAGGGCCAAGTACCGCATGGCGTATGACCTCGCACCTCCCGAGCCTGCTGGGATGGTGGCCTCCCTGAGTTCGCTGGGCTACTCACTCCCTGATGCCGTCGCAGACTTGGTGGACAACAGCGTCTCGGCCAGAGCGGGGACGATCGATGTGGAGTTCACCTGGGACGGGCGCTTCTCGTGGATAGCCGTGGTCGACGATGGTCATGGCATGTCGGAGGATGCCTTGGTCACCGCGATGACCGTCGCGGCCCGCTGGTCAGCAACCGACCGCACTTCCCGGGACCTGGGCCGCTACGGAGTGGGGCTGAAGTCAGCTTCCTTCTCCCAGTGCCGGCTGCTGACGGTCTGCACCGCGGAGGTCGACGGCCCTTGGCACTCGCGGACGTGGGACCTGGACGTGGTTGAACAGACAGGTGAGTGGCGCCTGCTCCGACAGCCGCCGGCCGAGGCCGAGAAGGCCTTGGAGCAACTCACCGCAGGACGGTCCGTCGGCACAATAGTTCTGTGGCAGCGGCTCGCCGGGTACGGGGAGATCACCGCCGCCGATCGCAAGACTCAACGGCAGTTCTACGACGAGGCTGAGAAGGTCCGCGGCCACCTCGGTCTCATCTTCGCCCGGTTCCTCTCTGGCTCGGCCGCGTTGACGTTGCGTGTCACGGGCTTGGCCGTCGAGCCGTGGGACCCATTTCTGTCCAACCACCCGTCGGTGCTGCATCACCCGGTGGAGAACCTGCCACTCGAAGGGCACAAGGTCAGGGTCGAGCCGTACATACTCCCGGGACTGCAGCGGCTGACCTCTGCCGAGGCGGAACGTGCCGGAGGACCCAGGGGGTGGCTTCGGCAGCAGGGTTTCTACGTGTACCGCCGGAACCGACTGCTTCTCGCCGGGAGTTGGCTGGGCATACGTGGGCTCCGGCGCGAGGAGAAGTACAACCTGGCCCGCATCGCCGTCGACATTCCGGCGGAGACCGACGCCCAATGGCAGGTTGATGTGCGGAAGGCGACAGTGGTGCCGCCGGTCGTACTGCGCCAGCATCTTCAGCGCATAGCGCGCACGGTTCGGTCCGCCGCAGCCGAGACCGTCCGCAACCGGGGTCAGATAGCGGCACGGCAGCGCGCCGAGAACCTGTCATTCGCGTGGAACGTACGGCGGGACGAGAACATGGTCCACTGCCGGATCAACCGAAAGCACCCCTTGGTGGAGGCGGTGCTACAGGAGGGGGGCGGCGATCCGGCGAACATCCGGGCGCTGCTGCGGTTGCTGGAGGAGACAGTACCCGTGCCGGCGCTGCGAGTGCTGCACGAGGTCGACACAGCAGATGATCCCGAACCCTTCGGTGGTCCGGGAAGGGCCACTGATGAGGCGATCAAAGTGGCTCAGCGCATGTTCGATGTACTTGTCGCCCAAGGCCGCTCTCCGGATGAGGCACGACGGGTCATCCGCACAACGCAACCTTTCGACCAGCTGAATGGATTCTGGAACAAGTGA